The Xanthomonas sp. DAR 80977 nucleotide sequence GCCTCGGTGGTGCTGGCCGAGACCCTGGGCAGCAGCGCCGGCAACCTGTGCGCGGCGCCGGACCGGATCTGCGTGGGCCTGGAGATCAACGCCAACCACCTGCGCGCGGCCCGCGCCGGCACGGTCACCGGCACCGCGCGGCCGCTGCACCTGGGCCGCGCCACCCAGGTCTGGGAGATCCGCATCGAGGACGCGGCCGGCAAGCCGGTGTGCGTGTCGCGGCTGACCCTGGCGGTGATCGCACGCGATTAGCGCGCACTCAGCCGTAACCGTCTTCATGCTGACACAATAGGGTGCTTCCCTCCCGGCTTGCGGTACCCTGACTAGAATGAGCGAGATCTCCTCAACCGCCACGCACCACCACGGTGGGGCGCTGCGCTGGGTCCGTTACGGCTACCGCATTCCGCTGCTGGCGCTGCACGTGTTCCTGTCCTTGCCGTTCCTGCTGGTGTGCATGGCGCTGTCGCCCGGCCGCGCCGGCACCGAATCCTTCGGCGACCGCGTGGTGTGCTGGTGGTCGACCTGGCTGCTGCGCATCTTCGGCCTGCGCGTGCGCCGGGTCGGCACGCCGCTGTCCAATCCGGTGCTGTTCGTGGCCAACCACGTCAGCTGGATCGACATCGTCATGTTGCACAGCCAGCGCATGATGGGCTTCGTCGCCAAGCGCGAGATCGCCGGCTGGCCGCTGGTCGGCTGGCTGGCCACGCGCGGGCAGACCATCTACCACCAGCGCGGCAACACCGAGTCGCTGGGCGGGGTGCTGCAGGCGATGCTGGAGCGGCTGCGCTCCGGGCGCTCGGTCGGCGTGTTCCCGGAAGGGCGCACCCGCGGCGGCCACGACGTCGGCCCGTTCCATGCGCGCATCTTCCAGGCCGCGGTGGAAGCCGAGGTGGCGGTGCAGCCGGTGGCGGTGCGCTACGGCGCCGGCGGTTCGGCGCAGACGGTGATCGCGTTCGGCCCGCACGAGAGCTTCTTCGCCAATTTCCTGCGCCTGCTCGGCGAGCCGGGCCGCGTGGCCGAGGTGCATTTCCTGGAGCCGATCCGGCTGCAGGACGTGGAAGGGCGCCGGCGCATCGCCGAGATCTCGCGCGCGCGCATCGTCGCGGCGATGGCGCAACGCTGAACCATGGAACACTGCGGCCCGGGCGATTTGACGTATTGCTCCAATCGCCCGGCGCAAGCTCGCTGCCGATGATGAATGCCGCCGACTACCTCCCCCCGCGTTGGCTGCGCAACCCGCATCTGCAATCGGTGCTGGGCTCCAGCGCGCTGCGCGTGCGCCGCGGCGAACAGCTGCTCGCCGCCAGCGGCGCGACCACCACCTCGCACATCCTCGACGGCGGCGACGGGGTGCGCCTGCAGGGCTGGCTCAGCGTGCCGGCCGACACCGCGCCGCGCGGCACCGTGCTGCTGCTGCACGGCTGGGAAGGCAGCGCCGACTCCAGCTACATGCGCCTGACCGCCGCGCAGCTGCTGGCGCGCGGCTACCAGGTGTTCCGGCTCAATTTCCGCGACCACGGCGGCACCCACCACCTCAACGTGGACCTGTTCCATTCCGAGCGCCTGGACGAAGTGGTCAACGCCGCCGCCGACCTGTGGCGGCGCTTCCCGGCGCCGGCGCTGCTGGCCGCCGGCTATTCGCTGGGCGGCAACTTCGCGCTGCGCCTGGCGCTGCGCGCGCCTGCCGCCGGCCTGCCGCTGCAGCACGTGGCCGCGGTATGCCCGCTGCTGGACCCGGCCACCACCATGCAGCGGATCGAGAACGGCCCGCAGTTCTACGACTGGTATTTCCGCCGCAAGTGGCGCGAATCGCTGCTGCGCAAGCGCGAGCTGTTTCCCGATCGGCACGGCTACGACGACGCCACGCTGGCGCTGGACATGCGCGAGCTGATGGGCTGGCTGGCGCAGCGCCACGCCGGCTTCGCCAGCCTGGAAGCCTATTTCGACAGCTATTCGATCGCCGGCGAACGCCTGCAGGGCCTGCGCGTGCCGGCCGACATCCTGATGGCCGAGGACGACCCGGTGATCCCGCTGGACGATTTCCGCAACCTGCGCCTGCCGCCGCCGGCGCGGCTGGAGATCGCGCGCTGGGGCGGGCATTGCGGCTTCATCGAGAACGCGCGCGGCGACGGCTTCGCCGAGCGCTGGGTGGCCGAGCGCCTGACCGAGGGTCTGCCGGCCTGAGCCTGGGGCGTGCCGCCCTGGGCAGGTCGCGCCGAGCCTGGGGCCTGTGGGTCGCGCCTGGCAGGCCGCCAGCCGGCACCGCGTAGCTCGACCTGAGCGGCACACGTCGGGCGCTGCGCCACGCAGCGCCAACCGACGGGCGTGCAGACCCACGCGGCCCATTCCGGGATTGGCGACGTGCCCCGGCCGATGCCGGCGCGGCCGGGCCGGGTCGTCCCGTTACAATGCCGGTTTGCCCCGAGCCGGACCCTCATGCAAGAGCAAATTCTCGACGCCCTGCGCCGCCAGGCCAATGCCGACGCGCTGCGCATCGCCCAGGCCTGGGTGGCCGACGCCGCCGCCGACGCGCAGGCGCACCGCTGGCTGGCGCTGGCGCAGCAGCAGAACGGCGACACCGCCGCCGCGCTGGCCAGCATCGACCAGGCCATCGCGCTGGCGCCGGAAGACGCCGGCCTGCACCTGCTGCGCGCCGGCATGCTGCTCAGCGCCAACGACATCGCCCAGGCCGAGGACGCGCTGGCGCGCACCGCCGCGCTGGATCCCAACCAGTTCCTGGCCTACGTGATGCGCGCCCACCTGGCGCTGGCCCGCGGCGACCTGGACGAAGTGGAGCGGCTCAGCCGCACCGCCGCGCGGCTGGATCCGGAGCACCCGCAGCTGCTGGGCCTGGACGGCATGCTGGCGCTGCGCCGCGGCGACGCCGATCGCGCGCTGGCGCTGCTGTCGCGCGCCAGCAACGCGCTGCCCGACGATCCGCGCCTGCTGTACGCGCTCGGCTTCGCCTACCTGGACAAGCAGCACCTGGCCTTCGCCGAGACCGCGTTCCGCCGCGTCGCAGCGCTGACCCGCGGCACCAGCGCGCTGATGGCGCTGGTGGCGCAGCTGGCGCACCGCCAGGGCCGCCTGGACGACGCGATCGCCGCACTGGACGCGGTGCTGGCCGATCCGGTCAGCGACACCGCCGGCATGCGCCGGCTGGCCGGCGAATACGCCCTGCAGGCCGGGCGCCCGGCCGACGCGCTGGAGCACCTGCGGCGCGCGCTGGGCGCCGCCCCGGCCGATCGCCGCACCCTGCATGCCGCGCTGATCGCCTGGCAGCGGCTGGGGGCGGTCGACGATGCCCGCGCCACGTTGGAAGCGGCGCTGGCCACCACGACCGATGCGCACGACCTGTGGCTGGCGCGGCTGGCGCTGGAGCCGGTCGGCGGCGCCGAGGCGCGTGCGCTGATCGCGCGCTGGCAGGCGGCGATGCCGGGCCACGTGCCGGCGCTGGAGGCGCAGCTGCGGGTGCACGACATGGCCGGCGAACGCGACCAGGGCGAGGCCGTGGCGCAGCGCATCGTGGCGCTGGAACCGGGCCGCATCAGCGGCGAGGAACGCCTGGTCGAAGCGCTGCAGGAGCGCGGCGAGCACGACGCCGCCATCGCCCACGTGCAGCATTTGATGCAGCGCATGCCCGAGCACGAGCGCACCGCGCTGCGGCCGTGGCTGGCGGCGGTGCAGGACGGCGCCGGGCGCCCGGCCGAGGCGCTGGCGAGCTGGCTGGCATTCCAGCAGGAACAGCTGCCGCAGCGCCTGCCGCTGCCGCCGCTGGGCACGGCCGCGGCGCCGTGGCCGGCGCTGGCCGAGATCGACCCGCAGGCGCGCGCGCGGCCGCTGTTCGTCTGGGGCGCGCCGGGCAGCGGAGTGGAGCGAGTGATCGCGGTGATGGACGCGGCCAGCCAGGTGCTGCGCAGCGACCGCTTCGGCGCGCAGCCGCCGACCGACGGTTTCCAGCGCTACCGCACCATTCCCCAGCTCGACAGCGGCGAACTCGACGGCGCCGCGCTGCTCGCCGAATGGCGCGCGCAGCTGCCGGCGCGCGGCATCGACGACGGCAACATCGTCGACTGGCTGCTGTGGTGGGACAACACCTTGCTGCGCGCGCTGCGCCCGCTGCTGCCGGAAGGGCGGCTGCTGATCGCGCTGCGCGATCCGCGCGACATGCTGCTGGACTGGCTGGCCAACGGCGCCCCGGCGCCGCTGGGCATGGCCAGCCCGGAGGCCGGCGCGCGCTGGCTGGCGGCGGTGCTGGGCCAGGTCGCCGACCTGCACGAACAGGAGCTGTATCCGCACCGGTTGCTGCGCCTGGACGGCATCGAGACCGATCCGGCCGGCGTGGCCGCGGCGCTGGAGCAGGCCTTCGGCATCCCGTTCCCGAACGTGCCCACGCTCGGGCCGCCGCGCCTGGCCTCCGGCCACTGGCGCGCCTACGCCGCGCCGCTGGCGGACGCGTTCGCGCTGCTCACGCCGGTGGCCGTGCGCCTGGGCTACACCGAAACCTGATTCCCCCACAGGAGGTTCCGCATGCGACTTCGCAGTGACAGTATCCAGCCCGGCCAGCCGATCGCGGCGACCTACGCGATGGGCCAGGCCGACGGCTTCGCCGGCAACCGCAATCCGCACCTGGCCTGGGGCGACGTCCCGGCCGGCACCGCGGCGTTCGTGCTGCTGTGCATCGATCCGGACGTGCCGACCGTGGCCGAGATGGTCGGCCGCGACGACGTGCAGATCCCGGTCGAACAGCCACGCACCAATTTCGTGCATTGGGCTGCCGTTGAGATTCCGGCCGACGTGCGCGAGATCGCCGAAGGCAGCGCCAGCGACGGCGTCGTCGCCGGCGGCAAGCGGCAACCGCCCGGCCTGCCCGGCGCGCGGCAGGGCCTGAACAGCTATACCGACTGGTTCGCCGGCGATGCCCAGATGGGCGGCGACTACTACGGCTACGACGGCCCGTACCCGCCGGCCAACGACCTGCGCGTGCACCGCTACTTCTTCCGCCTGTTCGCGCTGGATGTGCCCACGCTGGACCTGCCGGCGCGCTTCACCGCCGCCGACGCGCTGCGCGCGATGCAGGGCCACGTGCTGGGCGAAGCCAGCCTGCACGGCACCTACACCCTGAATCCCGCCATCGCCTAAGTCCCTCTCCCCCCCGGGAGAGGGGGTGGGGGTGAGGGTCCGGCGCGAAGCGTCTCGCGGAGTTGGGGTGCGCGAGGCTTCGCTCGTACCCTCATCCGGCCCTTCGGGCCACCTTCTCCCGACGGGAGAAGGGAACAGCCGCTAGCCCCTCTCCCGTCGGGAGAGGGGTTGGGGTGAGGGTCCGGCGCGAAAGCACTCGCGGAGTTGGGTGCGCGAGGCTGCGCCCGTACCCTCATCCGGCCCTGCGGGCCACCTTCTCCCGAGGGGAGAAGGAAAAGCCGCTAGCCCCTCTCCCCTCGGGAGAGGGGTTGGGGTGAGGGTACGACCGCCAGCCAGCCAGCCCTCAAGCCCCCGGCAACCACAGCAACAGCGCCGCACCCAGCACGATGCGGTACACCGCGAACGCGGTGAAGCGGTGCGACTTGATGTAGCCCAGCAGCCACTTCACCACGATGAAGCCGGTCACCACCGCGGCGGCGAAGGCGATGGCCACGTCGCCCCAGTCCTCGCTGCCCACCGCGCCGTCCTTGTACAGCTCCAGGAACGAATAGCCGCTGGCCGCGAACATGGTCGGGATGCCGACCAGGAACGCGAAGTCGGCCGCGGCCGAGCGCTTGCTCAGGCCCAGCAGCATGGCCAGGAAGATCGTCGCCGCCGAGCGCGAGGTGCCGGGGAACACGCCGGCCACCACCTGCGCCAGGCCCACCGCGATGGCCACCTTCCAGGTCACCACGTCGCGCTCGGGCATGCGCGCGGCGAAATGCTCGGCCACCAGCATCCACACGCCGCCGATCACCAGCGCCCAGGCCACCGGCTGCACCGTCTCCGGCAGCTGCCAGCCGGCCTTGCGCACCGCCAGGCCGACCACCGCGGTGACCAGGAACGCGGTGCCCAGCTTGAACACGTAGTCGCGGTTGGCGCGGTCGCCGAGCCCGGTGGCCAGCGACCACAGCTTCTGCCGGAACACCAGGGTGGTGGCCAGGATCGCACCGGCCTGGATCACGATGTTGAAGAAATCCGACCGGCGCCCGAGCCATTGCTCGGCGATCAGCAGGTGGCCGGTGCTGGAGACCGGCAGGAATTCGGTCAGGCCTTCGAGGATGCCCAGCAGCAGGGCGGAGAACATGTCGCTCATGGGGAGGGGTCGGCTCGTGGGGGAGGAAAAACCGGGCAAGGATAGAACATTGCCTCGAGCACCACTTTGGTGCTTCAAGTAACCATCGAACCAATTTGGTGCGCGGATTTCGCCCCGTTGGCGTGCTCCCTTCACCAAAATCAAGGACTTGTGAATCCATCACAGTTGGCACGGCGATTGCTGTTACTGGGCAAGTCATTCACCAACCCGAGGTTTCATCGATGTCTGCGGAAAATATTGAGAAGCTCGTCAAGGACAACAAGGTCGAGTTCGTCGACCTGCGGTTCGTCGATATGCGCGGCGTGCAGCAGCACGTGACCTTCCCCGTGAGCATCATCGAGCCGGCGCTGTTCGAAGAGGGCAAGATGTTCGACGGCAGCTCGATCTCGGGCTGGAAGGGCATCAACGAGTCGGACATGGTCCTGCTGCCCGACGCCGACACCGCGTTCATCGATCCGTTCATGGCCGACCCGACCCTGGTCCTGACCTGCGACATCCTCGACCCGGCCACCATGCAGAGCTACGACCGCGACCCGCGCGGCGTGGCCAAGCGCGCCGAGGCCTACCTGAAGTCCAGCGGCATCGCCGACCAGGCGTTCTTCGGCCCGGAGCCGGAATTCTTCATCTTCGACGGCGTGCGCTTCGGCAACGAGATGGGCCACACCTTCTTCAAGATCGATTCGGAAGAAGCGGCCTGGAGCAGCGGCAGCAAGATCGAAGGCGGCAACAGCGGCTACCGTCCGGCGGTCAAGGGCGGCTACTTCCCGGTGCCGCCGACCGACTCGCTGCAGGACCTGCGCGCGGAAATGTGCAAGACCCTGGAGCAGGTCGGCATCGAGGTCGAGGTGCACCACCACGAAGTGGCCACCGCCGGCCAGTGCGAGATCGGCACCAAGTTCAACTCGCTGGTGAAGAAGGCCGACGAGCTGATGATGATGAAGTACATCATCAAGAACGTCGCCTACCGCAACGGCAAGACCGCGACCTTCATGCCCAAGCCGATCGTCGGCGACAACGGCTCGGGCATGCACGTGCACCAGTCGCTGGCCAAGGGCGGCACCAACCTGTTCTCCGGCGACGGCTACGGCGGCCTGTCGCAGATGGCGCTGTGGTACATCGGCGGCATCTTCAAGCATGCCAAGGCGATCAACGCCTTCACCAACTCCGGCACCAACAGCTACAAGCGCCTGGTCCCGGGCTTCGAGGCGCCGGTGATGCTGGCCTACTCGGCGCGCAACCGCTCGGCCTCGTGCCGCATTCCGTGGGTGTCCAACCCGAAGGCGCGCCGCATCGAGATCCGTTTCCCGGATCCGCTGCAGTCCGGCTACCTGACCTTCGCCGCGCTGATGATGGCCGGCCTGGACGGCATCAAGAACCAGATCGACCCGGGCGCGCCCAGCGACAAGGATCTGTACGACCTGCCGCCGGAAGAAGAGAAGAAGATCCCGCAGGTGTGCTCCAGCCTCGACCAGGCGCTGGAAGCGCTCGATGCCGACCGCGAGTTCCTCAAGGCCGGCGGCGTGTTCAGCGACGACTTCATCGACGGCTACATCGCGCTGAAGATGCAGGAAGTGACCAAGTTCCGCGCCGCAACGCACCCGCTGGAATACCAGCTGTACTACGCCAACTGAGTTCCACGCGCGGCGATGGCGAAGGTTCCCCCTCCCTCCTTCGTCATCGCCGCCACTTACTCGGCTGGGGAGCCGTGCAGGTGGTCCGCGCCCGAATCAGTCGCAACAGCCGGTTGTTTCCAGGGGATGCACCACGAAAGACAGCGCTTGCGTGCCGTGGGCCACGCTCCCTCCCACGTCGCCGTTGCCGTCGCGCCTCGCGTGCGCCGCGCCACGGCGTGATCCGCGGGACGCACCGCGCAGCAGGACGGCGCCATTCGCGGCGCCGATGACATGCAAACCGCCGGCCGGCGTTCGGCGGCCGGCTCCTTCCACCAACGGGGTATGCGCATGAAACTGATCACCGCCATCATCCGGCCATTCAAGCTCGACGAGGTCCGCGAGGCCTTGTCGCAGGCAGGCGTGTCCGGCATCACCGTCACCGAGGTCAAGGGCTTCGGCCGGCAGAAGGGACACACCGAGCTGTACCGCGGTGCCGAGTACGTCGTCGACTTCCTGCCCAAGATCAAGATCGAGACCGTGGTGACCGACGAACGCCTGGACGCCGTGGTCGAGGCGATCCAGACCGCGGCCGGGACCGGCAAGATCGGCGACGGCAAGATCTTCGTCACCGCGATCGAACAGGTCATCCGGATCCGCACCGGCGAGATCGGCGCAGATGCGCTCTAACCCCACCTTGGAGCCCTTCATGAAGACACGTCTTTTCTCCGGGTGGAAGGCCCGGTTCTACGCGGTATGCATGCTGATGCTGGTCAGCGCGATGGCGGCGGGCGTGCCCGGCACGGCCTTCGCCCAGGCCGAAGTGACCCCGGCGCCGACGCCGGACGTGGTCACCGAACAACTGACCCCGCCGGCACCGCCGGCCGCCGCGGCCGCGCCCGCCGCCGCCGCGCCGGTGGTGGACAAGGGCGACGTGGCCTGGATGCTGACCTCCACGCTGCTGGTGCTGCTGATGGTGGTGCCGGGCCTGGCGCTGTTCTACGGCGGCATGGTGCGCTCCAAGAACGTGCTGTCGGTGCTGATCCAGGTCGGCGTTGTGTTCTCGCTGATCGCGATCCTGTGGGTGCTGTACGGCTACAGCCTGGCCTTCGCCGACGGCGGCCCGTACATCGGCACGCTCAACAAGGCGCTGCTGCACGGGGTCGACACCACCACGCTGGCCGACACCTTCTCCAAGGGCTTCAAGCTGCCGGAGTACGTGTTCGTCGCCTTCCAGCTGACCTTCGCCGGCATCACCGGCGCGCTGATCGTCGGCGCCTTCGCCGAGCGCGTGAAGTTCGCCGCGGTGCTGCTGTTCATCGTCATCTGGTTCACCTTCGGCTACCTGCCGCTGGCGCACATGGTGTGGGCGGCCCCGGGCTTCCTGTTCACCAAGGGCGCGCTGGACTTCGCCGGCGGCACCGTGGTGCACATCAACGCCGGTATCGCCGGCCTGGTCGGGTCCTACTTCGTCGGCAAGCGCCTGGGCTTCGGCCAGACCGCGCTCAAGCCGCACAACGTGACCCTGACCTTCGTCGGCGCCTCGCTGCTGTGGGTGGGCTGGTTCGGCTTCAACGCCGGTTCGGCGCTGGAAGCCAACGCCACCGCGGCGCTGGCCTTCCTCAACACGCTGCTGGCCACCGCCGCCGCGGTGCTGGCCTGGTCGCTGGTCGAGAAGCTGGTCAAGGGCAAGTCCTCGGCGCTGGGCGTGGCCTCGGGCATGGTCGCCGGCCTGGTCGGCATCACCCCGGCCGCCGGCACCGTCGGCCCGTTCGGCGCGATCGCCATCGGCGTGGCCGCCGGCGCGATCTGCGTGTGGGGCGTGACCGGGCTGAAGAAGCTGCTCAATGCCGACGACACCCTGGACGTGTTCGGCGTGCACGGCGTCGGCGGCATCGTCGGCGCGATCCTGACCGGCGTGTTCACCGACAAGGGGCTGGGCGGTCAAGGCTATGCCGAAGGCGTGACCATGGGCCACCAGGTGCTGGTGCAGGCCACCGGCGTGGGCGTGACCGTGGTCTGGATCGGCGTGGTCTCGGTGGTCGGCTTCCTGGTCGCCAAGCTGGTGTTCGGCCTGCGGGTGTCGGAAGAAGCCGAGCGCGAGGGCCTGGACATCACCTCGCACGGCGAAGCCGCGTACGAGTCCTGAGCAAGACCGGCCCGCGACCGCGCGTCGCGGGCCGTTGCGGCAATCCCGCCTGCGACCGGCCTGCCCGGTCCTGGCGGTCAGAGGCCATCGCCGGCGCTCCATGGGGCGGAACGACGGCAGTTTCCCAGCGATCGAGGTATTCCCGCGTGGCCGCTAGCCTCGCCCGACCCCCAATTCCTTTCTTCTCCGTTGCCCGCGGCGCCTCGTGCGCGACGGCGGCGGTGGCTGCGACAGGCCGCGCCTCGGCGCCGGCCCGCGTGGCCGGCACGTTCCGGCGTGCGTCCCGCGCTGCCGGGCGTTCAGCGCTCTCCATCCGCCTTTGCACTACATTGGTGCAATGCCCGTGACTTCGCCGCCGCCGCCGCTCGACGCCCTCGGCACCCCGGTGGTCTGGGCCGATGCCGATGGCCGCCTGCTCGGCGCCAATCCCGCCTTCGCGCGCTGGCTCGGGGTCAGCGTGCGGCGCCTGCTCGACCAGCCGCTGGCCTCGCTGGAAGTGCAGGGCGACGCGCTGGCGCGGTTCCTGCTCAACGACGAACGCGACGTGCTGCGCCTGCACCGCATGGCCCTGGCCATTCCCGGCGAGACCCCGCGCTTCGCCGAGGGCTGGCTGTCGCGGCTGGACGCCGGCGGCTGGCTGCTCGAAGCGCATCCGGTCGACGAATTCCCCACCCTGGACCCGACCCAGGCGCTGCCCAATGCGCTCGGCGCGGCGCTGAAGGGGCTGGCCCACGAACTGCGCAACCCGCTGGCCGGGCTGAAGGGCGCCGCGCAGCTGCTGGCGCGGCGCGCGCAGCACCGCGACGAGGACGAGCGCGAGCTGATCGACCTGATCGGCGCGGAGATCGAACGCCTCAACAGCCTGCTCGACCAGTTGCTGTCGCCGGCGCCGGCGCGGCCGCACGCCATGCTCAACATCCACGCGGTGCTGGAGCGGGTGCTGCGCCTGGCCGAGAACGAAGGCGGCTGGTCGGTGCGCCTGCAGCGCGACTACGACCCGAGCATTCCCGAGTTCCTCGGCGATGCCGACCGCCTGACCCAGGCGGTGTGGAACCTGGTCCGCAACGCGATCCAGGCCGGCGCCGCGCAGGTGACCCTGCGCACCCGCGTCGAGCACGCCCAGCGCATCCGCGACCGCGTGCATGCGCGCGGCGTGCGCCTGGAGATCGTCGACGACGGCCGCGGCGTGCCGGAAGAGCTGGCCGAGCACCTGTTCCTGCCGCTGGTCAGCGGCCGCGCCGAAGGCAGCGGCCTGGGCCTGGCGCTGGCGCAGCAGGTGGCGCGCGAGCACGCCGGTTCGCTGACCTTCCGCTCCCGCCCCGGGCATACCGTCTTCACCCTGCTGCTGCCGCAGGCCGCAGCGGACCCCGAATAGGAGCATTCCGATGACCGAATCCCTGGAAGGATCGCAACGCATCTGGGTGGTCGACGACGACCGCTCGGTCCGCTTCGTGCTGTCCACCGCCTTGCGCGACGCCGGCTACAGCGTGGACGGCTTCGACAGCGCCGCCGCGGCGCTGCAGGCGCTGGCGCAGCGGCCGTTGCCGGACCTGCTGTTCACCGACGTGCGCATGCCCGGCGACGATGGACTGGTGCTGCTGGACAAGCTCAAGGCCGCGCATCCGCAGCTGCCGGTGATCGTGATGTCCGCCTACACCGACGTGGCTAGCACCGCCGGCGCGTTCCGCGGCGGCGCGCACGAATTCCTGTCCAAGCCGTTCGACCTGGACGACGCGGTGGCGCTGGCCGCGCGCGCGCTGCCCGAGGCCGGCGCCGCCGTCGAGGCCGCGTTGCCGGTCTCCAGCCACGGCAGCGCCGAACTGATCGGCGACACCCCGGCGATGCGCGCGCTGTTCCGCGCCATCGGCCGCCTGGCGCAGGCGCCGCTGTCGGTGCTGATCAACGGCGAGACCGGCACCGGCAAGGAACTGGTCGCGCACGCGCTGCACACCGAGTCGCCGCGCGCGCGCAAGCCGTTCGTCGCGCTCAACACCGCGGCGATCCCGGCCGAACTGCTGGAAAGCGAACTGTTCGGCCACGAGGCCGGCGCCTTCACCGGCGCGCAGCGGCGCCACATCGGCCGCTTCGAACAGGCCGACGGCGGCACCCTGTTCCTCGACGAGATCGGCGACATGCCGCTGCCGCTGCAGACCCGGCTGCTGCGCGTGCTGGCCGAGAACGAATTCTTCCGCGTCGGCGGCCGCGAACTGATCCGGGTCGACGTGCGGGTGATCGCCGCCACCCACCAGGACCTGGAAGCGCTGGTCGAGCAGGGCCGCTTCCGCGCCGACCTGCTGCACCGGCTGGACGTGGTGCGGCTGCAGCTGCCGCCGCTGCGCGAACGCCGCGCCGACGTGCCGCAACTGGCCGAGAACTTCCTGGCGATGGCCGCGCGCAAGCTCGACACGCCGCCCAAGCGGCTGTCGCCGGCGGCGCTGGACGCGCTGCGCGGCTACGCCTGGCCGGGCAACGTGCGCGAGCTGGAGAACGTGTGCTGGCGGCTGGCCGCACTGGCGCCGGCGGAGGTCATCGACGCGCACGACGTGGACGGCGCGCTGCTGCGCGGCAGCCGCCGCGAGCGCAGCGGCGAGGGCGGCGAATGGGACGCGCAGCTGTCGGCATGGGCGCAGCAGCGCCTGACCGACGGCGCCGAGGGCCTGCACGCCGAAGCGCGCGACCGCTTCGACAAGGCGCTGCTGGAAGTGGCGCTGCGCTTCACCCAGGGCCGCCGCGCCGAAGCCGCCGCGCGCCTGGGCGTGGGCCGCAACACGGTCACCCGCAAGCTGGGTCCGGGACGGCGCCGCCGCTGAGTTGCCGGGACTCGGGACTCGGGACCGGGGACTCGGAAAGCACGCTTGCTTGCTCTGATCGCTCCGCAGACTCCGTAAGCCAACAGCTGCGACGCTCTGCCGAACCCCGAACCCCGAACCCCGAACCGGCGCGCAGCGCCGGTTAGACTTGCGCGCCGGCGCCGCCTTCATGAGCTGTGAACGGCCCTCCCTCTAGTTTTCGCTGCACAAGGAGCCAATGCCGATGCGTTACGGGTTGCATGCCATCGTGGGAAGCGCGTTGCTGATACTGGCCGGCTGCAGCAGTGCGCCGCCCGCCGCGCCGCCGCCGCCGCCAAAGGCGCCGCCGTTGCCGGTGAGCGGCACCGCGCAGCAGGCGCAGGCGGTGCTCGCCCCGGCCTCGGGCAGCCTGGTCAGCGGCAAGCTGTCCCTGGTGACGGCGCCCGGCGGCGTGCGCATCACCGGCACCCTCGGCGGCCTGCAGCCGAACCGCGGCTTCGCGTTCCACGTGCACGAGCGCGGCGATTGCAGCGCGGCCGACGCCAGCAGCGCCGGCGGCCACTTCAACCCGCTCGGCGCGCCGCACGGCCGCGCCGGCAGCGGCCCGCACCATGCCGGCGACATGGACAACCTCAGCGCCAACGCCGACGGCGTCGCCCAGGTCGACGTGCTGCTGCACGGCGTGGTGCTCGGCGGCGGCGCGGCCAACGACATCGCCGGCCGTGCGCTGGTCGCGCATGCCGACGCCGACGACTACCGCAGCCAGCCGGCCGGCAACGCCGGCGCGCGCGTGGCCTGCGGCGTGATCCGCGTGCTGCGCTGACCCCTTCATCCGCCCCGGGGCCTGCCCCGCGGCGAACGTCCGCATTCCGCGGCCCCTTCAAGGAGAACCACCATGCGTACGCTTCCCACCGTCCTGTTCCTGGCCACCA carries:
- a CDS encoding superoxide dismutase family protein; this encodes MRYGLHAIVGSALLILAGCSSAPPAAPPPPPKAPPLPVSGTAQQAQAVLAPASGSLVSGKLSLVTAPGGVRITGTLGGLQPNRGFAFHVHERGDCSAADASSAGGHFNPLGAPHGRAGSGPHHAGDMDNLSANADGVAQVDVLLHGVVLGGGAANDIAGRALVAHADADDYRSQPAGNAGARVACGVIRVLR